In one Zymobacter palmae genomic region, the following are encoded:
- the mreD gene encoding rod shape-determining protein MreD, whose protein sequence is MPGDTTVAWRPLVWASLLVALVLQVMPMPESWLLWRPCWLGMVLIYWCLARPSNVGVLHGFVFGLMLDLLDGRPLGEYALIHSLLAFLTLVLYQRLRVYSIWQQALMVMLMLGIVLLLDQWLRVAMDVDVLRIQATMAAVVSGLLWPWIRTLLSTLQRRWL, encoded by the coding sequence ATGCCCGGTGATACGACAGTAGCCTGGCGTCCGCTTGTGTGGGCCAGCCTACTGGTGGCGCTGGTGCTGCAGGTTATGCCCATGCCTGAAAGCTGGCTGCTGTGGCGGCCGTGCTGGCTGGGCATGGTGCTGATCTACTGGTGTCTGGCGCGACCCTCAAACGTTGGTGTGCTGCACGGCTTCGTGTTTGGGCTGATGCTGGACCTGCTGGATGGGCGTCCGCTCGGCGAATACGCGCTGATTCACTCGCTGCTGGCTTTCCTGACGCTGGTGCTTTATCAGCGACTGCGCGTCTATTCGATTTGGCAACAGGCGCTGATGGTTATGCTGATGCTGGGCATCGTGCTCCTGCTGGATCAGTGGCTGCGGGTCGCCATGGACGTCGATGTACTGCGCATACAGGCCACCATGGCGGCGGTTGTGAGCGGTCTACTTTGGCCGTGGATCCGCACCCTGCTAAGCACGC